TTAGCCAATCCAACAGATAAAAGAGTATCTTTTAAAAAATTTAATACTAATTCATATTTATCTCCAAGAAATTCGATTTCTTCATTTTTACAAAGTGATTTAATACCCATCTCTTCTGAACAATCACTATATTCTGTTAATGAAAAATCTTGAATGGATTGTCCATAATAATAATTTTTAAATAACACTAAACTTTTATCATATTTTGTAATATTTCTTTCCAAATGTTTTTGATCAAGTGATTTATCGAATTTTTTCATTTCAGGTTCTGATATTTTTTGTACAGGATCTACTATAGCAACTGCTTCTTTTGTTGAATCTTTTTGATTTTCATTTGTTACATTTATAATATTTTCTTGTACATTTTTTTTATCATAATTAGTTAAATATAAAACTCTATTTATATAGCTTGTTTTTAAACACTCTAAACTCATACACTTATCTCTAGTATTCTTTAACCAATCGAATTGATCTTTTTTTAAATCTGTTTTATCAGACAATGAATTCCATATTTTTTTATAAGAACTTGCCAATTCTTCATCTAACTTTGACAACTCACTATCATTACAGATTGTATGTTCTATAAATGTAGATGCTTTTTTACAATCAAAACTTGCACCATACAAGCTAGTTATCAGCAAAGAAGCACTGAATACAATTTTTATTACTTTATTTATCAAAACAATCCCCTTGTGTTTAATTTAATAATTTCATAATTGCTTCTGTTATATTATCTTTGAAGTCCTTAGTTTTTACTTTTTTTTCTTCATTTGGATTAACTATTACTCCTGCTTCAAAAAGAAAGGCTGGAGAATTTGCATTCTTCAAAACCTTTAAATCATCAAATAAATATATACCAAGTTTTTTATCTATTAATTCTCTATTTTCACCTTTTATTTTTTCTGCATGATGTAATGTTGGAACTAAACCTCTTGATATAAGCTCTTCAGCAAAGATTTTTGCATATTCTAATGATTTTTCATATTCAATATTTTTTTTAGACACAAAAATTGAAAAACCCTCTGCATAATTTGTAGTTGGACATTTATTGGAATAATTAATAAATTGTTTCTGAACAGAATCATGATGAATAGATATAAATAAATCCTTATTTACACTTGAATCATATCTATCTTTAAAAGTTAACTCTTCATCATCTTTTTTTGAACTTAATGATATTTCTATATTATATTTGTCTTTTAATTTTTCTAAAATATATAAAACTAATTCTTTGTTATATGTATATTCTTGTTGACAATTAGAACTAGTAGCACCAGATTGTTTTGGTGTATGTCCAATATCTAAAACTACGTTTGCTGAATATAAATTTTGAATAATTAAACCAAGCAATATATATTTAAAAAACAAAATAATTTATCCTTAATTTAAATTTTAATCTATATAAGATTGTTGTATAACAAATATAAATTCTATCATAAAATAATAATTTTGACTTTAGATGATTTATATTTTACTATGTTAAGAATAAGTTATCATTAGTATAGCAGATTAAAATATTGTAATCTATAATAAATTTTCATATACTTTTTTAGAATCATTCCAATCATTATATATATATGCTAAAATAATATAAATTTATTACTCAAGGAAAAAAATGAAATTAACAAGGATTGTACTAAGTTTATTTATTATTTATAGTTTTTCTTATGGAGAAACTTGGAGAGAATATAAAAATAAATGGCATGATACCATAGAAAAAACTTTGAAAGAAAACAATGGTTCAGCATTGCTAAAATCTAGGTATGATGCATATTCTGGTTTAGAGACATATGAAAAAATATTTGCAATTGATGTCTGCATAAATAATATAATTAAATTAAATATTACAAAATGTGAAGATATAATAGAAAATGTTGAACAATTTCTTATAAATAATCCTGATATTGATTTGGGTGATTTTTTACCTAGTGTATTTTCTGCAGATATAAATAATAATAATGACAAATATTACGTATTGCCTGCTAAAGTGTTTGCAATATTAGATGAAAATAGCATGATAGTTAAAAATGATTCTAAATACGTTTATGTAGAAGGTATTCCTAAAGATGAACCTGTTCATGTAGAAAAAGCAGTTTTATTAATTGTAAAAGGGGCTGGAGAATATAGTTATACAAGTAATTTGGGTTCAAAAAATATTGTTAAAGCAATTTGGCAACAGAATAAAACTAATAATGATTTCAATGTAGTTAAAGCTAATGAAAAATTAGAAAATAGCTTTATAAAAAAACAGTACAATGAAAATGGAATAATTTTAGAAATTGAACATCCTGAAAAAATCATACCTAATTCTTATGTAAATTTTAAAATTACTATGACAAATAATCTGCCTTATATTGGTACAAAAGGTGGGGTATCGATTAGTTTTCCTCAATTTAATAATTTAGATGTAATTACACATAATCAAACTTTAAGTACTAAAAGCTACCAATCAAATAGCAAGCTTTGGAATGTAAATACTAAAAAAACAATTTCATCACAATATTTCATGCTTGAAGGTTGGGAAAATAATTGGAAACAAAGTCAAACAAAAACTATAGATTTTTCAGTTTTTATTAATGATAATAGTGAATTAAATAATATAAATATTTTTATTCGATCAATATTAATAAGCAATAAAATTGAATATATAAATCCAATTAATGGAATAGAAGGTCAACAAGGTTACAAAAATCTAAATATTTCCATACCTATAATTAGGAATTAATTAGTATAAATTTTAACTATAAATAATTAATAGATTTTTTATATTTTAAATTTACAGTTATAGTTAAATAGTTAAAATAGTTATCAACTTGTTTTAATGGAACAATATATTAAAGTTTATTTCCGTTTTACTAATATATTGTTTCTAAAAGTTATAAATTTAGATTTTTATTTAATATCTGTTCTTCATAATATTTTATAAGTAATATATTATGATATTATTCATAGCATTAATTCAAATTTTAGTTTAATTTATAGTTATATAAATAAACAAAGGGGTAAAATGAACACAAGAGACATATTAATTATAATTGCTAGTATTGCAGTTATTATATTTATTAGTGATAGTTTGAACACAAAGTATAATATGAGTGACAAAACAGTCGTTTGTATTAGTCCAGAAGTTGAAGAATCTCTTTTAAACCTTATAACACCAGATGTTAATAATGAACTTAAAACAGAAGGTTTCTATATAGATACTAAAGTATTAAGAGAGAATACAAGTACAGAATTAGTAATTCCGACAGTGAATGGACAATCTAAATATTCTTGTAATACATCAATTGCTATAACATTAAAAGCTCTACCAGACAATAATAAATCACAAGAAATTATTTCAAAATTTATTCAAAAGCAAACCAATTTTACGATAGATCTTGATTATACAGTAACACCAAATGATTTAGGTACTCAATTTTGGGTTAAATCTAGAAAAATAGTTCAATCTGATATTACAAATAATTTTAAAAAATATGAGGAAGAACAAAAAAAAATAATTAAACAAAAAGAATTATCTGAAGAAGTAAGTAAATATGGAAATCTTACTGCTATGTTAGGAAATAAAACAATTAATGTAAAATTCAATTTAGTAGGAAATAACAAGACAATTATTGTGGATGGTACAATTTTAAATGTAGAAATAGATGATGCTACAACGGATGAAAAATATGATCTCAATAAACTAAAAGGACATTTAATTTCAGATAAAAGTAAAACATGGGAAATAAGTTATTATAATAATAAAAATAGCAATTTTATTTTTTATAATGATCCAATTAGTGCTTATTCTTATGTATTGAGTAAATAAATTTAAACTATTTATAAAATAAATTATATAGTTATTTTATGAGTTTATCTTTAAATATTCATTACATAATAGAATATAAATTGGCTTTAAATGATTTATATTGAACAATATAGAATATTTATTTTATTAACGTCTAATCAATATGGCATATCTATTGGCATAACTTAATGTTTTTAAAAGGATAATATAGTTAGAATTCCGGTACAAAACTAAATTATCCGAGTCCGACTAGCTCCTCCATTTCAAATTTCCACATATCATACTTTATATATTGTTAGTAAATTTTCTAAAAAAAATTAATTTATTACACAATTATTTCACAAATGTTTTGATATGATTCCGCAATTTGTTTTTATAAACAAAAAATTACATAAAAAGGTTTAAAATGAAAAAAATATTATTATCATTAGCAGCAGCATCTTTATTATTTGTAGGTTGTACAGAGGATAAAAAACCAGCTGAGACAAAAGTTGAAGCTCCTAAAACTGAAACTGTAGCACCAGCTCAAGAGAAAAAAGAAGAAGTAGCTGCTCCAAAAGAAGAAACAAAAGAAACAGTAGCTAATACTGAAGAAAAAGAAGTAAAAGCTACAGAAGAAGATAAAAAAGAAGAAGCTGAAACAACAAAAGAAGAATCAAAAGAAACAGCAACTGAAGCTGACAAAAAATAATTATAAAAATATAAATCCGTGTAAAATCACGGATTTATAAAAAAACTCCATTTACTACATAATATTTTAAAACAAAAAAAGTTACCAAAAAAACAAAAATTGTTGTAAATATTAAAGATAGTTTATAAAACTTATAAATATCTAAACTATTATTTTTATAAAAAACTACCGAACAAATTGAGAAAAAAAGTCCTAAAAAAAGTGCCGACCATATAAAATATCCTATAAAATAATACTCAGATTGAAGCATACAAAATGGACATTGATGTGTTGGAAGTTCATATATATAAGTTGAAAAAAAGTATGTTACTGCAAAATAAGATATATAAACAAATAGTATATTAAAAAAAAGAAGCAAAATAGATTTTTTTTGAATATTCAAAATAACAATCAAAACAAAAAGTATATAAAATATAAGTATCAAGCTTGAATTAACCAATCCAAAAGGTATTTTACTAGAGATACTACTTGTTTCAAATATAACAGAACAGCACTCAACTGCTTCATTTAATGGAATATTTGATAAAAATTTAAAATCTAAAATATACTCAAAAGTAAGACAAATGAATATAAAAATAAAAAGTAGTAATTTTATTTTTGTATATTTATAATCTTTTCTTTTCAAATCTAAAGAGTTCAAAACAAACCAAATACCAATAAAAAATAGATTTGTAAGCTTTAAAAAAAGTGATATTTCACCATATTCTAAAGAAAAAATACCAGCAGCACACATAGCACCTACTACAAAATGTGATAAATTATCAATAGAAAATATAAAATAAAAAAAGAGTAGAATTTTTATAAAAAGTGAAAAACTGATGATTAGAATCACTAAATATGATCTTTTTTCAAGTTTATACTGTAAAGCTGTACTTTTTTTGAAATCCCAATCTCTTAAAATAATTATTGAATATATAAAAGATATTAGTAAAAGTGTATAAATAGTAGTTTGTAAAAATAGGAAAATTAATATCTCATTTGATAAAAAAATACTACTCAACTAAAACTCCATTTTTTAACTCAAAAACCTTATCTACAAAATCTAACTCAAAAAATATTGGGTCATGAGTTGCTACAACTATAGTTTTTCCACTTTCTTTTAACTCTTTTAGAGTTTTTACAAAATTCATAGAGTTTTCATAATCAAGAGAAGATGTTGGTTCATCACATAAAATTGTATTAGCATTGTTTATCAATGCTCTTGCAATTGCACATCTTTGTTTTTCTCCACCAGAAAGATTTGAAACTATCTCATCTTTTTTATGTAAAATATTTGATAAAGTTAATATTTCTTCAACTTTTTTATCAATATCTTTTTGTGAAAATCCTAAAGGAATAAGAGAAAGACTAACATTTACAAAAACAGTTAAATCTTCAAAAAGATTAAAAGATTGGAATATGTAACCAATATTTTTTGCTCTAAAATTACTAGCATGAATATCTGGATATTTTGACACAGATTCTTTGTCAAAAAGAATTTCACCAAAGCTAGGTTTTGAAATAGTAGAAAGTATAGATAGAAGTGTTGATTTTCCACTTCCACTTACACCTTTAAATATAACAAATGAGCCTTTTTTTATCTCAAAATTTATATTTTTTAGTGCATAAAACTCTTTTTTGCTTCCTTCAAAATATATTTTACTTATATTTTTTGCTACTATCATCTTAAACTTTCATATGGATTTATTGCTGATATTTTCCAAACAGGAATTAAAACTGAACTTAAAAACAGAACCATAAAAAATAAGAAAAGTGTTACAAAAGTAGAAAACTCAATATATGGATAGATTATAAAATCATTTTTTATATTTGAAAAATCTATAAATATATTTTTTAATATTGGAGCATTTAAAATAAATACAAAAAAATATGCCAATAAGACCCCAATAAGGTAAGATACAAAAGCTACAACAAAGTTTTCACTCATTTTTATTTTTATAATATCTCGAACGCTATATCCAATAGCTTTAAAAATAGCTATCTGTTTTCTCTCATTTATACTTACTTGAGAGTATCTTTGATATAAAATCATTATAAATGCAAATAAAACAACTAAATAAAGTATTAAAAAAACTCCACCTTTATAGTTAAATATTGTCTCATATTTTTTTAAGATATCTTCTTTTTGAATAATATTCAGGTCTAAATCTAATCTTTGAAGTTTTTGTTTTATATTTGCTCTTTCAAGCTCATTTGGAACATCAAAAGCAATATTTGTTGAAAAATCTCTGTTTATACCCAAAATATCTCTTGCAAGATTTATATCTAAAATAATAATATCGCTTGATATAATATTTGACTCTTTTTCTAAAACTTTTGCAATTTTTACTTTTTTTATCTCTTTATTTGGAAGAAAAAAATCATAATAATTTGTATATTTGTATTTTTTTAATAAATTATCTACTTCAAAACCTACAATCATCTCATCTTTTGATATATTTTGAAGTCCCAAATTTTTTAGCTCTTTATTTAGATTTGAAAAATCAACTCCAATAATAGTAAAATAAACATCTTCACTCAAAAATTTATATCTTCCATAAACTCTCTTTGTGATATTTTTAACTCCATAAATATTTTTTAGTCTATCTTCTAGTTGATTTTCTATATCAAAAATTCTTCCACCAAACTCTTTTTGGATTATAAAATCATTATGACTTTCTAATGTTTTTAAAATCTCATTTTGTAAAGATGATTTTATAAAAATAACTGTTGATAATAAAAATATTGTTAAAGTTGCTAAGATAAAAATAGATATATATTTTGTTTTTTGTTTATGAAGTAACAGAAAAATAAGATTTATAAAAACACTACTCTTCATAAACAAATCCAAAATTAGTTACTTTTGGGTTCAAATAAATTACATTATTAAAACTATTTCCATAATCTTTAAATCTATAGTCCTTGTTTGAGTATGCAAGATTTGATAATTTAGTAATATCTAAAATATGATAATTTCTACTATTTTTAAAAATAGTATTTGAATATAAGAATAAAAAAAAGAAAATAAATGATAATAAAAATATAGTTATCAAATAAACTTTGCTTAGTGTTGTAATGCCCTACTCCTCGTACTGATGAAATATTCTACCAATTTTAAGTTAAATATCTGTTAATAATAGATATAATTGCGATTTTACACAGGAGAGGATAATGGCAAATAAAAGTCAAATTGATGAATTAAAGGCGATATTACTTGAAAGAAGAGAGACAATTTTAAGTAATGTTAGAAATAGTAGAGACAGTATTGACCAACTAAAAGATCAAGATTTAAACGATGATTTAGATTATGCTGATTTTGTTAGTGACTCATTTAAAGAGGGAATGATTGCAAATCATCAACTAGATGAGTTAAATCAAATTGAAGAAGCTTTAAAAAAAATAAAAGCTTCAACTTATGGAATTTGTGATATGTGCGGAGTAAATATTCCAATTGGAAGATTAAAAGCAAAACCTTTTGCAAAGTTTTGTACAGAGTGCAGAACAGTTTATGAACAAGAACAACAAAAAAGAGTTGCATATTGATAAAAAGAGTTTATCCAGCAAATGATAAAGTTCTAAATTTCAAATTTGTCCAAAACGATGTTGATTTTATAGTTGAAGAACAACCTATAAAATTCTCATCGTACGGGAACTTCTTAATTTTAAAAATCAAAAAACAAAATTGTGATACTTGGGAGTTAATAGATAGATTATCAAAATTCTTGGGTGTTTATTCAAGTGATATTGGATATGCTGGACTCAAAGATAAACGAGCAACTACAATTCAATACATATCTATTCCAAAAAAATATCAAAAAGAGATAAAAAATTTTAAATCAAAAAAAATAGAGATACTTGATACTTTTTTACACAATAAAAAACTAAATATTGGTGATTTAAAAGGAAATAGATTTAAAATAAATCTTCATGAGTTAGAGTTAGAAGAACTTTTTCATATTGAAAAACTTCTAAAATTTGTATCCAAAAATGGTTTTCCAAACTATTTTGGTTATCAAAGATTTGGAAAAGATGTAAAAGAGAATTTAGAAAAAGCAAAAGATTTACTATTTGGTGATGCAATAATAAAAGATAGAAAAGTAGCAAAAATGCTTCTTAGTGCCTATCAAAGTACTTTTTTTAATGCTTGGTTGGTTGAAAGATTAAAACTTGATAATAGCGGTTTTAAACTTCTAGATGGAGATATTTTTTATGATATAAAAAATGAAAAACTTTTTACTCCAAAATCTATAAATGAAAAAATTATAGAAGACTTCAAAAATAAACTAATAACTCCAACTGGTTTACTTCCAGGAAGAGATGTTTTTAAAGCGAAAGATGATGCTTTAAAAATTGAACAAAAATATGATGATAGTCAAATAACTGAAAAAGGTTATAGAAGAGAAGCTATTGTATTTCCAGAGATTTTATCTTCTAAATATGATAAATTAAATAAATCTTGTAGTTTAGATTTTATTTTGCCAAAAGGTTCATATGCAACAGTTTTGATTGAGCTTTTGGCAAATAGAAATTTTGGCTGAAACATAAGGCTTTAAGAGAGTTTTTTTAGTAATAAGAATAGTGGATTTATCCACTATTCTTTTATGGAAGAGTTATGTAATCTGAATCAAAATAGATTTTATTATCTACTGC
Above is a genomic segment from Aliarcobacter cryaerophilus containing:
- a CDS encoding lysozyme inhibitor LprI family protein; this translates as MINKVIKIVFSASLLITSLYGASFDCKKASTFIEHTICNDSELSKLDEELASSYKKIWNSLSDKTDLKKDQFDWLKNTRDKCMSLECLKTSYINRVLYLTNYDKKNVQENIINVTNENQKDSTKEAVAIVDPVQKISEPEMKKFDKSLDQKHLERNITKYDKSLVLFKNYYYGQSIQDFSLTEYSDCSEEMGIKSLCKNEEIEFLGDKYELVLNFLKDTLLSVGLAKEYSLETYIKLVGSMPHNGVNLVSLQNENNILDLFHLSKNNNQSTFISKIDEFERLSLANGNLIVNFLEIDKNDYKKYNNTTEAFTKMPKKSRFVQLIVSEDEGSSYLALVFSLPRINMELKELIKEQF
- a CDS encoding N-acetylmuramoyl-L-alanine amidase, translating into MFFKYILLGLIIQNLYSANVVLDIGHTPKQSGATSSNCQQEYTYNKELVLYILEKLKDKYNIEISLSSKKDDEELTFKDRYDSSVNKDLFISIHHDSVQKQFINYSNKCPTTNYAEGFSIFVSKKNIEYEKSLEYAKIFAEELISRGLVPTLHHAEKIKGENRELIDKKLGIYLFDDLKVLKNANSPAFLFEAGVIVNPNEEKKVKTKDFKDNITEAIMKLLN
- a CDS encoding ABC transporter ATP-binding protein, whose amino-acid sequence is MIVAKNISKIYFEGSKKEFYALKNINFEIKKGSFVIFKGVSGSGKSTLLSILSTISKPSFGEILFDKESVSKYPDIHASNFRAKNIGYIFQSFNLFEDLTVFVNVSLSLIPLGFSQKDIDKKVEEILTLSNILHKKDEIVSNLSGGEKQRCAIARALINNANTILCDEPTSSLDYENSMNFVKTLKELKESGKTIVVATHDPIFFELDFVDKVFELKNGVLVE
- a CDS encoding ABC transporter permease, encoding MKSSVFINLIFLLLHKQKTKYISIFILATLTIFLLSTVIFIKSSLQNEILKTLESHNDFIIQKEFGGRIFDIENQLEDRLKNIYGVKNITKRVYGRYKFLSEDVYFTIIGVDFSNLNKELKNLGLQNISKDEMIVGFEVDNLLKKYKYTNYYDFFLPNKEIKKVKIAKVLEKESNIISSDIIILDINLARDILGINRDFSTNIAFDVPNELERANIKQKLQRLDLDLNIIQKEDILKKYETIFNYKGGVFLILYLVVLFAFIMILYQRYSQVSINERKQIAIFKAIGYSVRDIIKIKMSENFVVAFVSYLIGVLLAYFFVFILNAPILKNIFIDFSNIKNDFIIYPYIEFSTFVTLFLFFMVLFLSSVLIPVWKISAINPYESLR
- the dksA gene encoding RNA polymerase-binding protein DksA, with the translated sequence MANKSQIDELKAILLERRETILSNVRNSRDSIDQLKDQDLNDDLDYADFVSDSFKEGMIANHQLDELNQIEEALKKIKASTYGICDMCGVNIPIGRLKAKPFAKFCTECRTVYEQEQQKRVAY
- a CDS encoding tRNA pseudouridine(13) synthase TruD, which encodes MIKRVYPANDKVLNFKFVQNDVDFIVEEQPIKFSSYGNFLILKIKKQNCDTWELIDRLSKFLGVYSSDIGYAGLKDKRATTIQYISIPKKYQKEIKNFKSKKIEILDTFLHNKKLNIGDLKGNRFKINLHELELEELFHIEKLLKFVSKNGFPNYFGYQRFGKDVKENLEKAKDLLFGDAIIKDRKVAKMLLSAYQSTFFNAWLVERLKLDNSGFKLLDGDIFYDIKNEKLFTPKSINEKIIEDFKNKLITPTGLLPGRDVFKAKDDALKIEQKYDDSQITEKGYRREAIVFPEILSSKYDKLNKSCSLDFILPKGSYATVLIELLANRNFG